The Saccharomycodes ludwigii strain NBRC 1722 chromosome II, whole genome shotgun sequence genome window below encodes:
- the PEP1 gene encoding type I sorting receptor (similar to Saccharomyces cerevisiae YBL017C | PEP1 | carboxyPEPtidase Y-deficient), whose product MLRSFVFNTNICKIIVIFSTLLLILSNNKNTAFAEEDTSADDHSYRPKVTKLESDAGFGTGIQFFDHSSFDDSNNLVKIHQNRLYLSKDNGYTWNLIKDIDYDKFTPVYITTDLSHKDRAFLSVDPLSQDEKENANPNKGVSLYYTENKGEKWERIYIEDVQSAFFSSSHPTNMDYLIFWAVTCETVVDEQQNARYPDCSSSHIATEDRGKTWNVIGNVLDEMEKQSADDTNNQLEKYNVYDYCEFARSGSADSQIMDPFDIVCLRSYYPSASTHHDADEDTDYIPRKNSKLYFSKTWGKSFELLNPFQDLAVTEFFLNGKYMIVFTARDAYNRFSKGNVYISLDGINFKEAQFPTDINSAFSYVYDVIGSTIIISSSIIKDKNNNRIKDDDNVSFDDVLFFNEEQIFLSDSTGLKFEKLENLAGYISSDNKDSVVEPDFLYMFSAFQGLEGTFFSTASRIEHDKFPQVYSKITLDYGRSWRNLRVNKTDNDPNEYVCDVNDYEHCSLNSGFIFSVDGSYEMNLGRTPGLLALTGSVSPSIDSSQGNNINYEDLDVHTFVSTDGGLTWKFALGVSSIVAYGDLGNIMVAVPYSPNEDGDPNSEFYYSLDHGNTWTEYQLDEEFFAISLNAVVLDGSGYHFILDGFYHGNNPNDPPSNFKYLIDFSRAFGGKTCFYERDTEDWVQANGECINGVRNTFRRRKPNSPCLVRRIFEGVHHESQICDCTAKDYECAKNFRISADGTTCEPDYSMLLSDGVCSNSKNGELELESKQLITDTQCKKPKNKFKEKTKVVCNDLNGDTDNDAEVSIVEKSFDEEFLIYEYFGSVKDDSLLIQTRSNKVFVSLDGGISFKQVETGGEGIVEVVFNKYNDSCAYLFGEASSIFITENRGHSFFKSSIPKDSREILYPLDFSYSNSQEFIYYGGKNCRSFFDPNCHTIAYITKDGGRTFEQLLEYAGHCDFVGSFYHHPVDENMIICEVKENGMFSKSIYSSTDYFQKNKVKLFDNCLGFITNTDYTIFAILKEDNALSAFVTVDGKEIAEAKFPKNNLQLDKQEAFTVLGSSLGSLFIHLTTHVNAKEEFGALLKSNSNGTSFVTLERAVNRNEDGFVDFEYINGLEGIIITNVVSNADSIKKKTPNGDSVAKILRSKITFNDGGDWRYIQPPKKDSNNKAYDKCSGKNLEKCSLNLHGFTERKDIRDTFSSGSAIGMLLGVGNVGDSLLPMEECSTFMTVDGGVTWKEVKKGPYQWEFGDRGSVIVLVKDGSKTSSITYSVDSGKTWKDYIFSEEEILITDIVTHPKDCSMKFILIGEKVLANGKQTITYTIDFSRAFSRQCKYDTTNPDTDDYEYFSITHPDAKTCLFGHEAEYLRKNKDDCYVGMAPIEDNFRIVKNCSCTRDDFECDYNFYRASDGTCKLVEGLSPADPQEVCMDNPDMIEFFKSTGYRKIPLSTCVGGKELDKSTTVSPCPGKEKEFKAKHSMGMFERLFLIVLPLFVLIFATWFVYDRGIKRNGGFSRFGEIRLGDDDDLVEENRTDVVVNNILRCGIFAFNIGANVFQLIKKSLGGGFSRFVELMRGGNRSRGPSYTSLTTDQFLDEADDLLSGHDDDANDLSSFNSNDVNFDIDDHHGGSENSSVAASTEEPNFTAYTDNVENDGGDAATDSNL is encoded by the coding sequence ATGTTACGAAGTTTTGTGTTTAACACCaatatttgtaaaataatagtaatattttcaacacttttattaatactttccaacaataaaaacacaGCATTTGCAGAAGAAGACACATCAGCTGATGATCATAGTTATAGACCAAAGGTAACCAAGTTAGAATCTGATGCTGGCTTTGGCACAGGTatccaattttttgatcACTCGAGTTTTGATGACTCGAATAATTTAGTCAAAATCCACCAAAATCGTTTATATCTATCTAAAGATAATGGATACACTTGGAATCTGATTAAGGACATTGATTATGATAAATTTACACCAGTTTACATAACTACAGATTTATCGCACAAAGACAGAGCCTTTTTATCTGTGGATCCATTGTCCCAGGacgaaaaagaaaacgCAAACCCAAATAAGGGTGTATCATTATATTATACTGAAAATAAGGGTGAAAAATGGGAGagaatatatattgaaGATGTACAAAGTGCTTTTTTCAGTTCGTCACACCCTACTAATATggattatttaattttttgggCTGTGACTTGTGAGACTGTTGTTGATGAACAACAAAATGCTCGTTATCCCGATTGTTCGTCTTCACATATTGCTACTGAGGATAGGGGTAAAACTTGGAACGTTATTGGAAATGTATTAGACGAAATGGAAAAACAAAGCGCTGACGACACCAATAACCAgttagaaaaatataatgtGTATGACTATTGTGAATTCGCTAGATCAGGTAGTGCTGATTCCCAAATTATGGACCCATTTGATATTGTTTGTTTAAGATCGTACTACCCATCAGCTTCCACTCACCACGATGCAGATGAAGATACTGATTATATTCCACGGAAAAATTctaaattatatttctcTAAAACCTGGGGAAAATCTTTTGAATTGTTGAATCCATTTCAGGATTTGGCAGTAACTGAATTCTTTTTGAATGGTAAATACATGATTGTCTTTACAGCAAGAGATGCCTATAACCGTTTTTCTAAGGGAAATGTCTATATTTCTCTTGATggtattaattttaaagaagCACAATTTCCTACCGATATAAATAGTGCCTTTTCCTATGTTTATGACGTGATTGGCAGCACCATCATTATTAGTTCAAGCATTATCAAGGATAAGAATAACAATAGGATcaaagatgatgataatgttAGTTTTGACGATGTGCTATTTTTCAACGAAGAACAGATTTTTCTTTCGGATTCTACCGGCTTGAAATTTGAAAAGCTAGAAAATTTGGCAGGATATATTTCAAGTGACAACAAAGATTCCGTAGTCGAGCCAGACTTTCTCTACATGTTTTCTGCTTTCCAAGGTCTAGAAGGTACTTTTTTCAGTACAGCTTCCAGAATAGAACACGACAAGTTCCCACAAGTTTATTCCAAGATAACACTAGATTACGGTCGTAGTTGGAGAAATTTACGTGTTAATAAGACAGATAACGATCCCAATGAATATGTGTGTGATGTTAACGATTATGAACATTGCTCTTTGAATTCTgggtttatattttctgtGGACGGCTCGTACGAGATGAATTTAGGAAGAACACCTGGTTTACTTGCTCTAACAGGTTCAGTGTCACCGTCAATTGATAGTTCTCAGggcaataatataaattatgAGGATTTAGATGTGCACACCTTTGTAAGTACTGATGGTGGATTAACATGGAAATTTGCTTTGGGTGTTTCGTCTATTGTTGCATATGGGGATTTGGGTAATATTATGGTTGCAGTTCCATACAGTCCAAACGAGGACGGTGATCCTAATAGTGAATTTTATTACTCTTTAGATCATGGTAATACCTGGACTGAGTATCAGCTTGACGAAGAGTTTTTTGCTATTTCCTTAAACGCTGTTGTTTTGGATGGTTCAGGGtaccattttattttggatgGGTTCTATCACGGCAACAATCCAAATGATCCACCCAgtaatttcaaatatttaattgatttttcaAGGGCCTTTGGCGGTAAAACTTGCTTTTATGAACGGGACACGGAAGACTGGGTCCAAGCCAATGGTGAGTGTATCAATGGGGTCAGAAATACctttagaagaagaaaaccAAATAGTCCTTGTCTAGTTAGGAGAATTTTTGAAGGTGTTCATCATGAATCACAGATTTGTGATTGTACTGCAAAAGATTATGAATGTGCAAAGAATTTTAGAATTAGTGCAGATGGTACGACCTGCGAGCCGGACTATTCTATGTTGTTGTCTGATGGCGTCTGTTCCAATTCCAAGAACGGCGAATTAGAGCTAGAATCTAAGCAGCTTATTACGGACACTCAATGTAAAAAACCCAAAAACAAATTCAAAGAGAAAACTAAAGTTGTATGCAATGATCTCAATGGTGACACTGACAATGATGCTGAAGTTTCCATTGTCGAAAAGTCCTTTGACGAAGAGTTTTTGATCTATGAATATTTTGGTTCCGTGAAAGACGATTCGTTGTTGATTCAAACTAGGTCTAACAAGGTGTTTGTGTCACTGGATGGTGGTATTTCCTTCAAACAGGTTGAAACCGGTGGTGAAGGGATCGTCGAAGTagtttttaacaaatataatgaCTCATGCGCTTATCTCTTTGGGGAGGCCagttctatttttattactgaAAATAGAGGTCAtagttttttcaaatcttcTATTCCTAAAGATTCTAGAGAGATCTTATATCCGTTAGATTTTAGTTACAGTAACTCCCaagaatttatttattatggCGGGAAAAACTGTAGGTCGTTCTTCGATCCTAATTGCCATACTATTGCGTATATTACAAAAGATGGCGGGAGAACATTTGAACAGTTGCTTGAATATGCGGGGCATTGTGATTTTGTTGGGTCTTTCTACCACCACCCCGTGGACGAAAACATGATTATTTGTGAAGTGAAGGAAAATGGGATGTTTAGTAAATCCATTTATTCATCCACCgactattttcaaaaaaacaaagtaaAACTTTTTGATAATTGTTTGGGTTTCATCACCAACACTGATTACACTATTTTCGCCATTTTAAAAGAGGATAATGCCTTGTCTGCCTTTGTGACGGTTGATGGCAAAGAAATTGCAGAGGCAAAGTTtcctaaaaataatttacaGCTAGATAAACAAGAAGCCTTTACTGTATTGGGCTCAAGCTTAGGTTccttatttattcatttaacAACACATGTCAATGCCAAAGAAGAGTTTGGTGCATTGTTGAAGTCCAATTCCAATGGTACTAGTTTTGTAACTTTAGAAAGAGCTGTTAACAGAAATGAAGATGGGTTTGTTGACTTTGAATACATCAATGGATTAGAAGGCATCATCATTACTAATGTGGTTTCTAACGCAGACAGTATCAAGAAAAAGACACCGAACGGGGACAGTGTCGCCAAAATTTTAAGATCCAAAATCACTTTTAACGATGGTGGGGATTGGCGTTACATTCAACCACCAAAGAAGGACTCCAACAACAAAGCGTATGATAAATGTTCCGGGAAAAACTTGGAAAAATGTTCTTTAAATTTGCATGGGTTTACTGAAAGGAAGGATATCAGAGATACATTTTCTTCTGGATCTGCAATTGGAATGCTATTGGGTGTTGGAAATGTAGGAGATAGCTTGCTGCCAATGGAAGAATGCTCTACGTTTATGACTGTTGATGGTGGTGTGACTTGGAAAGAAGTTAAAAAGGGTCCATACCAATGGGAGTTTGGCGATAGGGGTAGTGTTATTGTTTTAGTAAAGGATGGTTCAAAGACTTCTAGTATCACTTATTCGGTTGATTCGGGTAAAACCTGGAAAGACTACATTTTTAGCGAGGAAGAAATTTTGATTACTGATATTGTTACTCATCCAAAAGACTGCTCCATGAAGTTCATATTAATCGGAGAAAAAGTGCTTGCCAATGGCAAACAAACAATAACATATACTATTGACTTTAGTAGAGCCTTTTCAAGACAATGTAAATATGACACCACGAATCCTGACACGGATGACTATGAATACTTTTCGATTACACATCCTGACGCCAAAACATGCTTATTTGGACACGAAGCTGAATATTTGAGGAAAAATAAGGATGATTGTTATGTTGGTATGGCACCAATTGAGGATAATTTTAGAATCGTAAAGAATTGTTCGTGTACAAGAGACGATTTTGAATGTGACTATAATTTCTATAGGGCTAGCGATGGTACTTGCAAGTTAGTAGAGGGTCTATCTCCTGCCGATCCTCAAGAAGTTTGTATGGATAACCCAGATATGATTGAATTCTTCAAATCGACCGGTTATAGGAAGATTCCATTGTCTACCTGTGTAGGCGGAAAAGAATTGGATAAGAGTACCACTGTAAGTCCATGCCCAggcaaagaaaaagaattcaAAGCAAAACACAGTATGGGCATGTTTGAAAGgttatttttgattgttttaccgttatttgttttaatatttgcCACGTGGTTTGTTTATGATCGCGGTATTAAGCGGAATGGCGGGTTTTCTCGTTTCGGGGAAATTAGATTGGGCGATGACGATGATTTAGTGGAAGAAAATAGAACGGATGTGGTCGTTAACAACATTTTAAGATGTGGGATCTTTGCGTTTAATATTGGTGCAAACGTTTTCCAGTtgataaagaaaagtttaGGCGGTGGTTTCAGTCGTTTTGTAGAACTTATGAGGGGTGGCAACAGATCTAGAGGCCCAAGCTATACTTCATTGACAACTGATCAATTTTTGGATGAGGctgatgatttattatctgGACATGATGATGATGCTAACGATTTGAGTAGTTTTAACAGTAATGATGTTAACTTTGATATAGACGACCATCATGGTGGTTCCGAGAATAGTAGTGTTGCCGCTTCAACAGAAGAACCAAATTTCACTGCCTATACTGATAATGTTGAGAATGATGGTGGAGATGCTGCCACTGATAGTAACCTTTGA
- the POP8 gene encoding ribonuclease P (similar to Saccharomyces cerevisiae YBL018C | POP8 | Processing Of Precursor RNAs) — protein sequence MLSGWVYYKLKLVPHNKEKDGEVRIDLITWKMFIKAALKKYHGLFGEGIEYYFLNQQNDIAYLKVDFVDKEVLQTSVSSYISGEDLVGVPLTMEILQVTNSVTSLETNEDDKLWINKEIEE from the exons ATGCTCTCTGGTTGggtatattataaattaaaatt agtACCccataataaagaaaaagatggAGAAGTAAGGATAGATTTGATTACCTGGaaaatgtttataaaagcggctttgaaaaaatatcatgGTTTATTCGGCGAAGGTATTGAatactattttttaaaccaaCAAAATGACATAGCCTATTTGAAAGTAGATTTTGTTGATAAAGAAGTTTTACAAACATCCGTTTCCTCATACATATCTGGTGAAGACCTAGTAGGGGTTCCTTTGACAATGGAAATCTTGCAAGTAACGAATAGTGTAACAAGTTTGGAAACtaatgaagatgataaaCTTTGGATCAACAAGGAAATTGAAGAATGA
- the APN2 gene encoding DNA-(apurinic or apyrimidinic site) lyase APN2 (similar to Saccharomyces cerevisiae YBL019W | APN2 | APurinic/apyrimidinic eNdonuclease), translated as MEFCHKKNSPGDVRLVTFNVNGIKTFFQYHPFNKMHNSLELVFDFFNADIITFQELKTSKDIIYKWGKINGYHSFITIPKSKRGYSGVGCWIKKITDVKNPLYNILQVVKAEEGITGYLNVPNNSSGSAKTYRQDPSSSLGGYEKIDDAIFGDIDTLLKLDQEGRCVMIELSCNTIIISCYCPANSMRTEVGESFRMNFLKVLFQRIRNFYTMGKNVILMGDINVARDIIDSAESMDTFIIPKNRGLNENDFINYINKTTPSRKLFNSQLIDSKLPSENSILLDSTRYIQGYQRLKMYTVWNTILNTRPINYGTRLDYILVTKNLRDDLQNADICPEILGSDHCPVFADIALKPKPDCNSVPDNGLPPQTPKLECKYYYKLGTSDITTMFSKLQRGTTPTASKTKSNSKKVGKPIRIDGFFKTGKTKSIANIHKLIKTNKNPPMMPRETLKQQQLGMFDKNDIPLCKHGEKATLKTSKTDKNPGKKFWACSQPPNASCGYFQWAPT; from the coding sequence ATGGAATTCTGTCACAAGAAAAATTCACCAGGTGATGTCCGTTTGGTTACCTTTAATGTTAATGGgattaaaacatttttccaatatcatccttttaataaaatgcATAATTCTTTGGAATTAGTGTTTGACTTTTTCAATGCAGACATTATAACTTTCCAGGAGTTGAAAACATCTAaggatattatttataaatggGGTAAAATAAATGGTTATCATTCATTCATCACTATACCGAAATCTAAAAGGGGTTATTCTGGCGTGGGCTGTTggataaagaaaatcaCAGATGTAAAAAATCCTCTATACAACATTTTGCAAGTGGTCAAGGCAGAGGAAGGAATAACAGGATATTTAAATGTTCCAAATAACTCTTCTGGTTCCGCAAAAACATATAGGCAAGACCCATCAAGTAGTTTGGGTGGATATGAGAAAATAGATGATGCCATTTTTGGCGATATTGATACTTTACTTAAATTAGATCAGGAAGGTCGGTGTGTCATGATAGAACTTTCTTGTAacacaataataatatcctGCTACTGTCCCGCTAATTCAATGCGTACTGAAGTTGGCGAGTCTTTTAgaatgaattttttaaaagttttgttCCAAAGAATAAGAAATTTTTATACAATGGGTAAAAACGTTATTTTGATGGGTGATATTAATGTAGCAAGAGATATAATCGATAGTGCTGAAAGCATGgatacttttattattcctAAAAATCGTGGGCTAAACGAAAATgactttattaattatataaataaaacaacacCTTCAAGAAAACTTTTCAACTCGCAATTAATAGACTCAAAACTTCCATCTGAAAATTCTATTCTATTAGACTCGACAAGATACATTCAAGGATACCAACGTTTAAAAATGTATACAGTCTGGAACACAATTCTGAACACCAGACCGATAAACTATGGCACAAGGCTGGACTATATATTGGTCACGAAAAATCTTCGGGATGACTTACAAAATGCAGACATATGTCCTGAAATATTAGGTTCGGATCACTGTCCAGTTTTTGCAGATATCGCCCTAAAGCCAAAACCAGATTGTAATTCGGTACCAGACAATGGATTACCTCCGCAAACACCCAAACTGGaatgtaaatattattataagttAGGTACCAGCGATATAACAACTATGTTCTCGAAACTTCAACGGGGGACTACACCAACAGCAAGTAAAACCAAGTCAAATAGTAAGAAGGTGGGGAAGCCCATCAGAATTGACGGGTTTTTTAAAACGGGGAAAACAAAATCTATTGCTAATATACataaattgataaaaactaataaaaacCCACCAATGATGCCAAGGGAAACCTTAAAGCAACAGCAATTGGGTAtgtttgataaaaatgatatacCATTATGCAAACATGGAGAAAAGGCAACGTTGAAAACATCAAAAACGGACAAAAATCCtggtaaaaaattttgggCTTGTTCTCAACCCCCAAACGCCTCATGTGGATATTTCCAATGGGCACCAACATAA
- a CDS encoding lipase family protein (similar to Saccharomyces cerevisiae YJR107W | LIH1 | LIpase Homolog), which produces MFTQLLAVLFSLLTLSAAYSTDVLDTLRRDSFIANAAYCVDQMIFLTSETGQTALTQNYGLNFTTVFSPNFTEAEVTGNSFIAVNESSKTIYVSFRGGASIGDIFTDFDSDVVSYKPLYSVPKTTCDDCLVHDGFYSQFKKFSGSVFSGLMTIYQNNTDYDVVVTGHSSGGAYALLFGIELKSLGHSPSVVTFGSFRVGNDNFAKWVNKLFSVEDAASSVAANKTIDQTYVRVVQKQDVVPYLPAGENFTHAGLQFQINTNQTYYPTIEQVEFDSNYTVSTLDSSLSGNFFTDIYSLNLTFTGHTSYFRRMSLPCLQDSIVF; this is translated from the coding sequence ATGTTTACCCAATTATTGGCTGTTTTGTTCAGCTTGTTAACTTTGAGTGCTGCCTACTCTACAGATGTTTTAGACACTTTAAGAAGAGATTCTTTCATAGCCAACGCTGCTTACTGTGTTGACCAAATGATCTTTTTGACTTCTGAAACTGGTCAAACCGCTTTAACTCAGAACTATGGTTTGAACTTCACCACTGTTTTTTCTCCAAACTTTACTGAAGCTGAAGTCACTGGTAACTCCTTTATTGCTGTCAACGAAAGCTCCAAGACCATTTACGTTTCCTTCAGAGGTGGTGCTTCCATCGGCGATATCTTTACTGACTTTGACTCTGATGTCGTCTCCTACAAGCCATTGTACTCCGTTCCAAAAACTACTTGTGATGACTGTTTAGTCCATGATGGATTCTACTCtcaattcaaaaaattctCTGGAAGTGTTTTCAGTGGTTTGATGACTATCTACCAAAACAACACTGACTATGATGTCGTTGTTACTGGTCACTCTTCTGGTGGTGCTTATGCCTTGTTGTTCGGTATTGAATTGAAATCTTTGGGTCACAGTCCAAGTGTTGTCACTTTTGGTAGTTTTAGAGTTGGTAATGACAATTTTGCTAAATGGGTTAACAAGTTGTTTAGTGTTGAAGATGCTGCTTCTTCAGTTGCTGCCAACAAGACTATTGACCAAACCTACGTTAGAGTTGTCCAAAAACAAGATGTTGTTCCATACTTGCCAGCTGGTGAAAACTTTACCCATGCCGGTTTGCAATTCCAAATCAACACTAACCAAACTTACTATCCAACTATTGAACAAGTTGAATTTGATTCCAACTACACTGTCTCAACTTTGGACTCAAGTTTGAGTGGTAACTTCTTTACTGACATTTATTCTTTGAATTTGACTTTTACTGGTCATACTTCTTACTTCAGAAGAATGTCTTTGCCGTGTTTACAAGAtagtattgttttttaa
- the RFT1 gene encoding glycolipid translocation protein (similar to Saccharomyces cerevisiae YBL020W | RFT1 | Requiring Fifty-Three), whose translation MRDESILVKSTKGVTFLMFTQLFTKILTFLLNNLLIRYLSPKIFGITAFLAFLQSTALFFSREAIRLSTLRISNSNVREKQQENDELSYNSNNNHTDSDAEIYDYDNNVFQSIINFSYIPIAIGFPLSLILVFWQYNKLNDYFINLPYFTLSIFILWCSIIIELLVEPFYNINQFMLNYKTRSQYEGIAVTSSCIINFLVVYLHEHNHNKMLSISPSSSSTSSSSSSTSLAELGNGHDIFSEEGIAILAFAFGKLFNSITLLVLYYRNYLTSFKPYRKFQLKLVRIKHGGSGNNAGSNSLTGYYFENNIIEHFKKVYFQLCFKHLLTEGDKLIINSLCTVEEQGIYSLLSNYGSLVTRLIFAPIEETLRLFLTRLLINKTNHNLKLSMEVLINITTFYLYLTIIIVIFGPINSSYMMRYLIGSKWSSTSVLETIRVYCFYLPFLSLNGILEAFFQSVADGDQILKHSYLMMLLSGVFLLNSWILIEKMKLSLEGLIYSNIINMVLRIGYCVLFINKFYKELFSGKSSLIVNFKNFKKTIILSGIIGVFDWYFLGGYTKNVKELVINIGLAMLIVFFIIYNERKMILSFVKFRREKTN comes from the coding sequence atGAGAGATGAATCAATTCTAGTGAAATCTACCAAGGGGGTGACTTTTCTAATGTTCACTCAATTGTTTACCAAGATCTTAACATTTTTACTAAATAACCTATTGATTAGATATTTGTCACcaaaaatttttggaaTAACTGCATTTTTAGCATTTTTACAATCAACCGCACTATTTTTCAGTAGGGAAGCAATTAGGTTATCAACTTTAAGAATATCCAATTCAAACGTAAGGGAAAAACAACAGGAAAATGATGAACTTAGTTACAActccaataataatcatactGATAGCGATGCCGAAATTTACGATTATGATAATAACGTTTTCCAAAGTATCATAAATTTCTCATATATTCCTATTGCAATTGGATTCCCGTTATCtttaatattagtattttggcaatataataaattgaatgattattttatcaatttgCCATATTTCACCttatcaatttttatattgtgGTGCAGTATCATAATAGAACTATTAGTTGAACCATTTTATAACATCAACCAATTTATGCTAAATTACAAGACTAGATCTCAATACGAAGGAATTGCTGTAACCAGTTCCtgtataataaattttctagTCGTTTATTTACATGAACATAATCATAACAAAATGTTGTCCATTTCTCCATCTTCTTCCTCcacttcttcttcttcttcttccacCTCTTTAGCTGAGCTAGGAAATGGTCATGACATTTTTAGCGAAGAAGGAATAGCTATTTTAGCCTTTGCATTTggcaaattatttaattcaatCACCCTATTAGTGTTGTATTATCGTAACTATTTAACTTCTTTTAAACCTTACAGAAAGTTTCAACTAAAATTGGTTCGTATTAAACACGGTGGTAGTGGCAACAATGCGGGTAGTAATTCATTAACaggttattattttgagaATAATATCATAGAGCATTTCAAAAAGGTCTATTTCCAGTTATGCTTTAAGCATTTATTAACTGAGGGTGATAAATTGATTATCAACTCTTTATGTACAGTTGAAGAACAAGGCATTTACTCCCTACTATCTAATTATGGTTCATTAGTTACGAGGTTAATTTTTGCGCCAATCGAGGAGACTttaagattatttttaacaagaTTGTTGATTAATAAAACCAACCATAATTTAAAGTTGTCAATGGAAGTTTTGATTAATATCACcacattttatttgtatctAACTATAATTATTGTGATATTTGGACCAATAAACTCTTCATATATGATGAGATACTTGATTGGTAGTAAATGGTCAAGCACGTCGGTATTAGAAACCATAAGagtttattgtttttacttGCCGTTTTTATCGTTGAATGGTATTCTAGAGGCCTTTTTCCAGAGTGTTGCTGATGGTGACCAAATTCTAAAGCATTCATATTTAATGATGCTGCTGAGTggagtttttttattaaactcGTGGattttaattgaaaaaatgaaattatcACTAGAAGGATTAATTTACagcaatattattaatatggTTTTACGTATAGGATATTGTgtgttatttattaataaattctACAAGGAATTGTTTTCTGGGAAATCTTCTTTGATTgtgaattttaaaaacttcaagaaaactattattttgagTGGAATTATAGGGGTGTTTGATTGGTATTTTTTGGGTGGATATACGAAAAACGTGAAAGAGTTGGTTATAAATATTGGCTTAGCAATGctgattgttttttttatcatttataACGAAAGAAAGATGATATTAAGTTTTGTGAAATTCAGAAGAGAGAAAACTAACTAA
- the HAP3 gene encoding Hap3p (similar to Saccharomyces cerevisiae YBL021C | HAP3 | Heme Activator Protein) has protein sequence MQTNTPNVTNVHTNINTELNNHNHNNDDDNDIINTIRNENKFLQSLTDQDRLLPINNVSKLMKSVLPSTAKVSKEAKECVQECVSEFISFVTSEAGDRCMEDNRKTINGEDILISLHALGFENYAEVLKIYLAKYREYQLARSQLTYNSSNNSSNNSSNNSNNNNSNNNNNNNNNNNNNNNNNNNNNNNNNNNNNNNNNNNNDDENEALLYQRQNSQENIMVEKQDDDIPMDEESVSSYAINDETIKSVTTRNYDTIQNANNHQMIHSGIVIEMNDDDDEEEGNVKREQEEAPPLE, from the coding sequence ATGCAAACAAATACACCAAACGTTACTAATGTTCACACTAACATTAACACTGAActaaataatcataatcataataacgATGATGacaatgatattattaataccattagaaatgaaaataaatttttacaatCCCTAACGGACCAGGATAGGTTACTTCCCATCAATAATGTGAGTAAGTTAATGAAAAGTGTTTTACCCTCAACAGCAAAAGTATCTAAGGAAGCCAAAGAATGTGTGCAAGAGTGTGTTTCGgaatttatttcatttgtGACTAGCGAGGCTGGTGATCGATGTATGGAAGATAATAGGAAAACTATAAATGGAGAAGACATATTAATCTCATTACATGCTTTAggttttgaaaattatgCGGAAgttttaaagatttatttgGCAAAATATAGGGAATATCAACTTGCAAGAAGCCAACTAACTtataatagtagtaataatagtagtaataatagtagtaataatagtaataataataatagtaataataataataacaataataacaataataacaataataacaataataacaataataacaataataacaataataacaataataacaataataacaataataataacgatgatgaaaatgagGCCCTTCTGTATCAAAGGCAAAATTCacaagaaaatataatggTAGAAAAGCAAGATGATGATATACCGATGGATGAAGAAAGTGTATCTTCGTATGCTATAAATGACGAGACTATTAAAAGTGTGACAACAAGAAATTATGACACAATACAAAACGCTAACAACCATCAAATGATTCATTCAGGAATAGTAATTGAGAtgaatgatgatgatgatgaggaGGAAGGAAATGTGAAAAGAGAGCAAGAAGAAGCACCGCCTTTAGAATAA